aaaaatcattaagcaattattggaaaattaaaaatgaatcttACATCAATATTGCGATTAATTAGAGGCAATGaatgtattattttcattCGAAATTTATGCGTATCATGCACTAAAGTCACAAACAGTTGCGTTCATTCCTCGAATCATGAATTACCGCGCTTTGTTAgtgattttaatattgctgGGGATTCTGGATACAAGTCTGCATGAGGTAGATATTACAGGAACTTGTTGAttgattataatataattctgtttttgtttagcgccccattcaaattgaaatcaacaaTTTCACTTGTATTTCTTACTACCCAGAGGTAGCTCACGAGTTCAGCTGCATTCTTCATCGAAAACGCGTCTTGCCTTCTATGTCTGTGCGATTCAACCTCAAGGAAACGGCCGATGCATTCAATATTATATGCTCCTGGGGCATTATTAAGAGAGGAGTTCCCATTGGTATAACGAATCTCACAGTGGATGGCTGCAAAGTACTAAGCACATTTTATAGCAACGTCAACGTTGTCGGAAAATTTTTTAAACGCTTTCGAACCTTCAGTAATTTACCAAAATCATGTCCTGTTCCTGGTGtaagtattttattgattagactttcttttatctttttaattttattatcattttagAACACACTCTTTGAGATACGAAACTATACAGTTCTGGCGCGGGAATATCCACCGCACGTTCCAGCACTTACACATTTCTTTGGAATGAAAATAGAATTCAAAAACAGAATAGTTGCTGATATTTATGTTCAGGGGAAAATCTCTTATTAAACAGTATTAAGTTCTCAAATatgttcaataaataatacatatatcttgaattatataattatctaCTCACAATTCATTGGTTAACCTTAAACTTTAAACGGTTTAAAAAATTcctaatattttaaaattgcagcGAAAGGTTGACTCATATTTTTGATGATGGCTGTGAACAACAGCCGagaatgttttgtttttgaatcaAGATTATGTATTGAACTATTCATTATGATGACGATATCTAGCTGCGCTCTTTATAGATTTgttgaaatatgaaaagttgAAGTTTGGATTGAAGAATATCCACCCAATCCTGCTGAAAGTATATATGAATGGGAAATGAAATgagtaatataataatttatattattatttgctgtaTCACCTATTAGGTTAGGTTGGGTCGGCAACCTCTGGGGAAGCAAAGTATAAAAATCCTTAGCTACTCCGCAGTATCACCTCTCAAGGACCACATTTTAAAAAGCATCCTTTACACAAGTTGTGTTCCTCTGAGTTATTTCATATTAGTTAGCTTCAGCACATGAATTTACAAACCACTTCACGAGTTTTGAAGCAGTCAGCTTTGTAAATGTGCTGCAAGCTTTGGCGCGCAATATAAATGTCGCATTTTGTTAGCAGCTAAGCAAAATGAAGTTAAACATCAATTGAACGTGACGTATGCTAATGATATTGCAATCGCAAAAAAATGAACGTATTAAAAGTGCGTTTGGAAAAAAACATGAAGTTTATCTGatataatacaaatgtttgttttaaaccaatttgtatttcaactGTTCGCACTCTATAAAATACGCTGTTCACTGCAAGATAGGTTTGAAGCTATCTACTATACAAACTATGGATTATCGTGCGTTGCTGTTGACCTGCATATTGCTTAGTGTACTGATTTCAAGTCAGGCAAAGGTTAGTAAAAAGTTAATGTCTGACAAATGTTAAttcaaagttttttcttttagctgaATATTGAGCTAAACAACTTTAGTTGCATAGCTATTGCGCCTGAGTTAGCCCATGAATTCAGCTGTACTCTGCATAGAAAGCGCATTCAACCCTCATTATCGGTGCGATTTAATCTCAAGGAACCGGGCGTCcatttttatcttatttttaatatagctATGATCAAGAAAGATAATTCTAAGATGTCAGTTGGCCGCCATAGGCTTGATGGCTGCAAATTTTTGGAATCGTTTTACAGCCAAGTTGGTTTCTTTAAGTTCTTCAAGCGAATTCGGGCAGCCAGCAATCTTCCCAAGAAATGCCCGATTCCAGCTGTAagtaattgattgatttttcaaaatttccttttaaaatatgaaattttatagaACAAACTATTTGAGGTACGCAACTATACAGTTCTGGCCGAGGAATATCCTCCAGGTATTCCAGCAATGACGTACGAATGGGGCATGAAAATCGAACTCAATGAGAGAATTATCGCTCACATATATGTTCTTGGAACTACGAcctatacataaatattaaatattattgatatcGTTTTTCTGCACAAATGCGAGTcgtaaataaattgcattaaaataggCAACTTGTAACTTTCAGTTACAACTTAATTAACTGTCTATTAACACGCTTTTAATAGCAGCAATTTCGCAATCGGCCATTTAACAAAACCGATCAAAAAGCTAGATTAGCAAATATTAATACACATATTAAAAACGCGTTATTCGTGTTATTATGTAATTTAATACGTTTATAATTGCTTTGTAAAGCTTAATTTAGattagttttagtttaaaaCTTATTCCTATTCACACTTTAATTCATGTGAAGTCAACGTTCGAACAATGGCTTACCGCTTAATTgttatagctatagctattcTCAGCTTTCAGTCCTTGAATGAGGCTAAGGTAATAGAAtgtaaagtttaatttaagaattttatttatttcgaaatCTTACAGCGACCTTTCACCATTGAAATCAACAATTTTACATGCCGAACGCTTGATCCCTCATGGGGACACGAGTTCAGCTGCATTATCTATAGAAAACGCATTGTTCCAGTGATGTATGCACGCTTCAGCCTTAAGGAAACTGCCAATGACTTTAATCTGTGGCTCGATGTGGGAATTCTCAAAAAAGATAAAACGAAAATCAGCATCGGACGTCACAAACTAGATGGCTGCAAATTCCTGGAGTCAttttacagcaacaacatttttggcaaattctTCAAACGCATCCTCAGTGTCAGCAACTTTCCCAAAGGTTGTCCAGTTCCAGCTGTAtgtattgcaaattttattaacatttttagcaTTATCTGAATACGGTTTTTATAATCGTAGAACACTGTCTTCGAGATACGTAATTACACAGTTTTAGTGGACGAATATCCGCCGAATGTGCCAGCTTTAACTCATCAATTGactttgcaaattgaaaaggatAACAAAATCATTGCCGACGTTTATGTTGAAGGATCAATTATTTACTAAAAGATGTTATTAATACAATAAGAATCTAAAACACTTTCATTTGTAATTGTCGTTTGTAGAAAATTGTATGTGAAATGCACCAACACACAGTTTaaatcaaaaaccaaaattaaacaagtaagcCAGCCACAGATgggtgtgctcaactgtgacaCACCCGctagcaaaacagtgcggtatttatttcaaaatattctaaaataaaataccgcaaacatatttaaaaaaaatatattccaacggataatatatttttagtattttttccaTCGgatagtatttttagtatttttgcagcataataatgttgtatattttaaaatgaatacgtcactattttgcttttattataatattgatatagtactccATTGAAAGAATACCACAGAGTGctaaatatactagattttcagatgttcatacggacgACGCTCAGACTGACCTCGCTATATTGTCTCGTCTGTTCATGCAGATCAAGAATATGTattctttatagggtcggagacgattccttttgcctgttgcatacatttcctgcagtcacaaaacaataatacccttctaccctatgggtaacgggtataaaaatgaaaataactaGTTTTTCTGgccatttatgtatatatatatttcgatGCTTTTCTTAATCGCATTATTTtcgaaagcaacaacattcgtaaaatgtttcaaatatattttgtaggtattttttatgttttttgtttttttctttaggtTTTTGTCTTGTTAGGAATAGAAAttgcaatatataatacattatGTATGCGCACACATTGtttcaaaaaacaataaagtaACAAATGTCTTAGggatacatacaatacatacaataGTTTATATTTACCATACCCAATacgtacgtatgtgtgtgtgtgtgtgttgatgtttgtctgtctgtttgaATGAATGCATGTATAAGTATATTGTGTTGTATAATGTATAGGTTTGtttattatcatatttataatagCCACATTTCATAGAAGTAAGCATACTATCTGTacaagaattttatttatgagaaGAGATAGAAGGGGGGACGTTTTTAGACGGTTTcatgctgctcctgctgctgctggatgctgctgccaccatcatcttcatcttccAAAATGATgctgcaataaataaatcgaagcgacaataaataaatcaaatgcataaattacgAACGTATTACGTTCGAATGTATTCGAATTGCGAAATACTGATAAAAAATTCAACTCACATGCGTTTCCTCAACGATTTTCGCTTTCTCCGCAGCtttttgtatgtaaatttacTCGGTGAGATTTTATAGTCTTCATCGAATTCCAATTCGAGTTTAATCAGATTTTGCAAGTTCAATTGGCAGTCCTAGAAATcccaaacgcacacacacacacacacaaacagaaaaaagaaaatgcaattaatagcAATCACACCTGGCTCAATCACAAACGAATATTTGTGTTTTCGTTTGCGCTTTAACGAATATTTTTGATGCGACGCCAATAAGTATGCTATAGAAAATTACCTCGAGATTTTTGAAATGCCAACGCGAATTGCTTGGCGTGCCGCCATCAGTGGACAGCTGGCTGAGACAGGTGCGCATTGTGGGCCAGCATTGACAGCGTTTGTTGGTTATCTCACATCCCGGCTCCAGCACAATCGCCTCATCCGCAGTGCAGTTGCTCAGCTGGCTGTATGTGAGCGCTGTCAAATGTTGCAGATCTGTAATCACACGAGTGAGGGagagaaaagcaaagcaaacacatttttgaaaaattcagCAATTATGCATGACGTGTGTGTGGGCGGGGGCGGGCGCGATTGCTCATTAGATGGACAATCGATAGAACGAAAATCCAATTAATTTTCGTGCATATTAAAATCACATTAATTGGACATTTGTTTGATTGTTGCTCCAATTTAAATAagatgatttatttatttatgatttcatttACTAACATTCCTCTCAACTGTAAAGAACACTTGAATAATGAAATACAAAGTATTATTCTTGACCCTAACTGTGTTGACT
This is a stretch of genomic DNA from Drosophila albomicans strain 15112-1751.03 chromosome 3, ASM965048v2, whole genome shotgun sequence. It encodes these proteins:
- the LOC117566504 gene encoding uncharacterized protein LOC117566504, which gives rise to MAYRLIVIAIAILSFQSLNEAKRPFTIEINNFTCRTLDPSWGHEFSCIIYRKRIVPVMYARFSLKETANDFNLWLDVGILKKDKTKISIGRHKLDGCKFLESFYSNNIFGKFFKRILSVSNFPKGCPVPANTVFEIRNYTVLVDEYPPNVPALTHQLTLQIEKDNKIIADVYVEGSIIY